A genome region from Leptodactylus fuscus isolate aLepFus1 chromosome 6, aLepFus1.hap2, whole genome shotgun sequence includes the following:
- the NBR1 gene encoding next to BRCA1 gene 1 protein isoform X3, with product MEPPVNLCVCCRGETQSFLVSDAEKTTWADVEAMVQVSFDLSDIQLKYIDEDNEEVSVNSQGEYEEALKIAVNQGGILRMNVYEKQPSQTVRNPQLLETSVCGTIKEDKMPVVHRSLVARSAASERQIEEISAVTTDELCQSDGGGSIQAAWFINYLQTEQHSQTPDIICPQTPPDWFTSYMDRFKEQIVHETVEKVTQIMRDRLSQSQDWMSDSSSSSAPTQEPEREASMGSLYDWLLACSNCKKRILGIRYQCSTCPSFSICEQCEAEASDHDPSHLFLKMRRPVEPRTEERHPPPPFSMEQVRFQKHMHKTFLKAEKQRLRAEKRQRKAEVKELEKQLKLHRRIHRWHSMDSPQPPPDSPQNSPLVIPMEPCSQFIPTFSAVFVDENLPDGTHLQPGTRFIKHWRMKNTGNVKWSLDTKLKFMWGNLTLSSSSRKEAPVPSLLPGQMGILSVEFVAPALEGTYTSHWRLAHKGEQFGPRIWCSIIVDSLPCTENLEDLEKEMSSIKISSQMDKEEAICSAHVTQEVGGSEDKVMSSSHLRSAHSDREVYIPSIDLLTAQDLLSFELLDINIVQELERVPHNTPVDMTPCMSPLPHDGPLIEKPGLGQIKEESDGAGYKTRGKRAKEDMEGSNTQEETEEDISGTQFVCETVMRSLTLDAAPDYNPPQKKTSLHSSIHSSPQSSFNYSVKSEEDVSQKSRPGLPETTDTSAADLEKAPDMDALPVEIYDVESQNPDEQQRDEVESQASSDSSEDYIIILPECFDTSRPLGESMYSSALSESQGDKEKDTKVNDETYEGGCPVHTHSINDILTTSQTLDAIPLTPEVITPSPQLRFPPENEVIPAVTEEMMPSDIGALAAEQTSTALTEIAAGPPFSEASPPPRSVFDHTRQHTRGSIAGGLVKGALSVAASAYKALFVGQQETAMPQCTEEQAGAMLAVLLEMGFCDRQLNQRLLRKHNYNLMDVVTELIQINDNDWYSARY from the exons GTACAGGTGTCTTTTGACCTGAGTGACATACAGTTGAAGTATATAGATGAGGATAATGAGGAG GTATCTGTGAATAGCCAAG GTGAATATGAGGAAGCTCTAAAG ATTGCTGTGAACCAGGGTGGAATCCTACGTATGAATGTCTATGAAAAGCAACCCAGCCAGACAGTCAGAAACCCCCAGCTACTGGAGACGTCCGTGTGCGGGACCATAAAAGAAGACAAAATGCCAGTTGTGCATAGGTCCTTGGTTGCAAGATCAGCTGCGTCTGAAAGGCAAATAGAAGAGATCTCCGCTGTGACAACG GACGAACTTTGCCAAAGTGATGGAGGGGGGAGCATCCAAGCTGCCTGGTTCATCAATTACTTACAGACA GAACAACACAGCCAAACCCCAGACATTATATGTCCTCAAACTCCCCCAGATTGGTTCACCAGCTACATGGACAga TTCAAGGAGCAAATCGTGCATGAAACAGTAGAGAAGGTGACTCAGATAATGAGGGACAGACTTTCCCAGAGCCAGGACTGGATGTCAGACAGCAGTTCCTCTTCAGCACCTACTCAAGAACCAGAACGAGAAGCGTCTATGGGCTCCCTGTATGATTGGCTCTTGGCTTGCAGTAATTGCAAAAAAAGGATCTTGGGCATACGATATCAGTGCAG CACGTGCCCATCCTTTAGCATCTGTGAGCAGTGTGAGGCTGAAGCCTCTGACCACGACCCCAGTCATCTATTTCTTAAAATGAGAAGGCCAGTTGAGCCCCGCACAGAAGAGCGGCATCCACCACCTCCTTTCTCTATGGAACAAGTCCG GTTCCAGAAGCACATGCACAAAACATTCCTGAAAGCGGAGAAGCAACGTCTGCGAGCAGAGAAGCGACAGCGTAAGGCGGAAGTAAAGGAACTGGAGAAACAGCTGAAACTGCATCGTAGGATCCATCGCTGGCATTCCATGGACTCTCCCCAGCCGCCACCTGACAGCCCACAGAATAGTCCCCTTGT AATTCCTATGGAGCCATGCTCCCAGTTCATCCCCACATTCAGTGCTGTGTTTGTGGACGAGAACCTACCTGATGGTACTCACCTGCAGCCTGGAACCAGGTTCATCAAACACTGGAGGATGAAGAACACCGGAAATGTGAAGTGGAGCCTCGACACGAAG CTAAAGTTTATGTGGGGAAATCTGACTTTATCATCCTCCTCCCGGAAAGAGGCTCCGGTTCCCTCTTTGCTTCCTGGACAAATGGGCATCCTATCAGTAGAATTTGTGGCTCCAGCGCTGGAGGGAACCTACACCTCTCACTGGCGCCTAGCACATAAAGGGGAGCAGTTTGGACCCCGCATTTGGTGCAGTATCATTGTGGACTCCCTTCCTTGCACTGAGAACCTGGAAGACCTGGAAAAAGAAATGTCTTCCATCAAGATAAGCAGCCAGATGGACAAGGAGGAGGCAA TCTGCAGTGCTCATGTTACACAGGAGGTTGGAGGAAGTGAAGATAaagtgatgtcatccagtcacCTGAGGAGCGCACATAGTGACCGCGAAGTGTACATCCCATCTATAGATCTGCTCACTGCCCAG GACTTGTTGTCATTTGAGCTGTTGGATATAAATATCGTACAAGAACTAGAACGTGTCCCGCACAATACACCTGTTG ATATGACACCATGCATGTCCCCTCTGCCACATGATGGACCTTTAATTGAGAAGCCTGGTCTAGGACAAATTAAAGAAGAGAGCGATGGGGCTGGATATAAGACCAGGG GGAAAAGGGCCAAAGAGGACATGGAGGGCTCAAATACGCAGGAGGAAACGGAAGAGGACATTAGTGGGACTCAGTTTGTGTGTGAAACTGTGATGAGGAGCCTGACCTTGGACGCGGCTCCAGACTACAATCCTCCTCAGAAGAAGACGTCTCTTCACA GCTCTATACACTCCTCTCCACAATCAAGCTTCAACTACAGTGTGAAGTCTGAGGAGGACGTATCTCAGAAGAGCAGGCCTGGGCTACCAGAGACAACAGACACAAGTGCTGCAGACCTGGAGAAGGCACCGGATATGG ATGCTTTACCAGTAGAGATCTATGATGTAGAGTCCCAGAATCCAGATGAACAGCAGAGAGACGAAGTGGAAAGCCAGGCATCGTCTGATTCTTCTGAAGATTACATAATCATTCTGCCCGAGTGCTTTGATACCAGTCGTCCTCTCGGGGAGTCGATGTACAGCTCAGCTCTTTCCGAGTCACAAGGTGACAAAGAGAAAGACACCAAAGTGAATGATGAGACCTATGAAGGAGGCTGCCCAGTCCATACTCACAGCATTAATGACATCCTCACCACCTCCCAAACTCTAGATGCCATACCCCTCACCCCTGAAGTCATCACACCTTCTCCCCAGTTGAG GTTTCCACCAGAAAATGAAGTTATCCCGGCAGTCACAGAAGAGATGATGCCATCAGATATTGGAGCATTAGCTGCCGAGCAAACATCCACAG CTCTCACTGAGATTGCAGCAGGTCCTCCATTTTCAGaagcttctcctcctcccagatcGGTCTTTGACCACACAAG GCAGCACACAAGAGGCAGTATTGCTGGAGGTCTGGTGAAGGGGGCGCTGTCTGTGGCCGCCTCAGCTTATAAGGCTTTATTTGTCGGTCAGCAGGAAACTGCTATG CCCCAGTGTACAGAGGAACAAGCTGGAGCCATGTTGGCCGTGCTCCTGGAGATGGGATTCTGTGACCGTCAGCTCAACCAGCGGCTCCTGCGCAAACACAACTACAACCTCATGGACGTAGTAACAGAACTGATACAGATCAATGACAATGACTGGTATTCTGCCCGGTACTGA